Proteins co-encoded in one Deltaproteobacteria bacterium genomic window:
- a CDS encoding tetratricopeptide repeat protein: MRGAARMRTGGHGGAPAAAAGAAAQTFGTADAARILRLPPVRVRAIVRAGLCAPARRGRALEFSFQDLLLLRTAHGLLQAKVPPRRVRTALRELSRQLPAGQPLSGVRIYADGRHVVVRDGRTAWQPDSGQAVFTFDVDDLARKTGVVVKVPRSRAGKVPPPPEAITANGWLDRALALEEVDTKAAAVAYRQALQLAPEMTDAYINLGRLLHEAGDVSEARRLYGEALRRAPDDPVAHYDMALALEDQGDPTGATHYYHRALEIDPDFADAHFNLGRLLDKLGERTQALRHLLAYKKLTGRP, translated from the coding sequence ATGCGGGGGGCGGCGCGGATGCGGACGGGCGGTCATGGCGGAGCGCCGGCGGCGGCGGCCGGTGCGGCGGCGCAGACCTTCGGCACCGCGGATGCCGCCCGCATTCTGCGCCTGCCGCCGGTGCGGGTCCGCGCCATTGTGCGCGCCGGCCTGTGCGCCCCGGCGCGCCGCGGGCGCGCGCTCGAGTTCAGTTTTCAGGACTTGTTGCTGCTGCGCACCGCCCACGGGCTGTTGCAGGCCAAGGTGCCGCCGCGGCGGGTGCGCACTGCCTTGCGCGAGCTCAGCCGGCAGTTGCCGGCCGGGCAACCGTTGTCGGGCGTGCGCATCTACGCCGATGGGCGGCACGTGGTGGTACGCGATGGCCGAACGGCTTGGCAGCCCGACAGCGGGCAAGCCGTCTTCACCTTCGACGTCGATGACCTCGCCCGCAAGACCGGCGTGGTCGTCAAAGTGCCGCGCTCGCGCGCCGGCAAAGTGCCCCCGCCGCCCGAAGCCATCACGGCCAACGGCTGGTTAGATCGCGCTTTGGCGCTCGAAGAAGTCGATACCAAGGCGGCGGCCGTGGCTTATCGCCAGGCGCTGCAACTGGCGCCGGAGATGACCGACGCCTACATCAACCTCGGCCGCCTGCTGCACGAGGCCGGCGACGTCAGCGAAGCGCGCCGCTTGTACGGCGAAGCGCTCAGACGCGCGCCTGACGATCCCGTCGCACACTACGACATGGCGCTGGCGCTCGAAGACCAAGGTGATCCCACCGGGGCCACGCACTACTATCACCGGGCGTTGGAAATCGACCCGGATTTTGCCGACGCCCACTTCAACCTCGGCCGCCTGCTCGACAAGCTCGGCGAGCGCACCCAAGCCCTGCGCCACCTGCTCGCCTACAAGAAACTCACGGGCAGACCCTAG